A DNA window from Patagioenas fasciata isolate bPatFas1 chromosome 1, bPatFas1.hap1, whole genome shotgun sequence contains the following coding sequences:
- the P2RY6 gene encoding P2Y purinoceptor 6 produces the protein MANLTAGRNSCTFHEEFKQVLLPLVYSVVFMVGLPLNAVVIGQIWVARKALSRTMIYMLNLATADLLYVCSLPLLIYNYTQKDYWPFGDFTCKFVRFQFYTNLHGSIFFLTCISVQRYLGICHPLASWHKKKGKKLTWLVCAAVWFIVIAQCLPTFVFASTGTQRNRTVCYDLSPPDRSAAYFPYGITLTVTGFLLPFVAILACYCSMARILCQKDELIGLAVHKKKDKAVRMIIIVVIVFSISFFPFHLTKTIYLIVRSSPSLPCPALQAFAIAYKCTRPFASMNSVLDPILFYFTQRKFRESTRYLLDKVSSKWRQDHCITYGS, from the coding sequence ATGGCCAACTTGACGGCTGGGAGGAACTCATGCACCTTCCATGAAGAGTTCAAGCAGGTCCTGCTGCCCCTGGTCTACTCGGTGGTGTTCATGGTGGGGTTGCCCTTGAACGCCGTGGTCATTGGGCAGATCTGGGTGGCCCGTAAGGCACTGAGCCGCACCATGATCTACATGCTGAACCTGGCCACAGCTGACCTGCTTTACGTCTGCTCCCTCCCACTCCTCATCTACAACTACACCCAGAAGGATTATTGGCCTTTTGGGGACTTCACCTGCAAATTCGTCCGCTTCCAGTTCTACACCAACCTGCACGGCAGCATCTTCTTCCTCACCTGCATCAGCGTCCAGCGGTACCTGGGCATCTGCCACCCCTTGGCCTCATGGCacaagaagaagggaaagaagttGACGTGGCTGGTGTGTGCTGCTGTCTGGTTCATCGTCATCGCCCAGTGCTTGCCCACCTTTGTCTTCGCTTCCACCGGCACCCAGAGGAACCGCACTGTCTGCTACGACCTGAGCCCGCCGGATCGCTCCGCCGCCTATTTCCCCTACGGTATCACCCTCACCGTCACCGGCTTCCTCCTGCCCTTCGTGGCCATCCTTGCCTGCTACTGCAGCATGGCCCGGATCCTGTGCCAGAAGGACGAGCTGATCGGCTTGGCGGTGCACAAGAAGAAGGACAAAGCCGTACGCATGATCATCATCGTGGTCATTGTCTTCTCCATCAGCTTCTTCCCCTTCCACCTCACCAAGACCATCTACCTGATCGTCCGTTCCTCGCCCAGcctgccctgcccggctctgcaGGCGTTTGCCATCGCCTACAAGTGCACGCGTCCCTTTGCCAGCATGAACAGCGTCCTCGACCCCATCCTCTTCTACTTCACCCAACGCAAGTTTCGCGAGAGCACCCGTTACCTCCTCGACAAGGTGAGCTCCAAATGGCGGCAGGACCATTGCATTACCTACGGCTCCTAG